Proteins encoded together in one Variovorax paradoxus window:
- the trpB gene encoding tryptophan synthase subunit beta, translating into MQSQFQDYQQPDATGHFGNYGGTFASETLTHAINELRDAYARFKDDPAFLAEFHYELKHFVGRPSPVYHAARTSREMGGAQIYLKREDLNHTGAHKINNVIGQAMLARRMGKPRVIAETGAGQHGVATATICARYGLECVVYMGSQDVKRQSPNVYRMNLLGATVVPVESGSKTLKDALNEAMRDWVTNVENTFYIIGTVAGPHPYPTMVRDFQSVIGTECIEQMPAMLAAQGITGEAEGRQPDVVVACVGGGSNAMGIFHPYIPFAGTRLVGVEAAGEGLDSGKHSASILRGSPGVLHGNRTYLLQNEDGQITETHSISAGLDYPGVGPEHAHLADIGRAEYVGITDTEALEAFHYLCRTEGIIPALESSHAVAYAMKLAKTMRPDQSILVNLSGRGDKDIGTVADLSGVDFYDRPSMRGLSVKGGK; encoded by the coding sequence ATGCAAAGCCAATTCCAGGACTACCAGCAACCTGACGCCACGGGCCATTTCGGCAACTACGGCGGCACCTTCGCGAGCGAAACGCTCACCCACGCAATCAACGAGCTGCGCGATGCATACGCCAGGTTCAAGGACGATCCGGCGTTTCTCGCCGAATTCCACTACGAGCTGAAGCACTTCGTCGGCCGGCCCTCCCCGGTCTACCACGCCGCACGCACCAGCCGCGAGATGGGCGGCGCGCAGATCTACCTGAAGCGCGAAGACCTCAACCACACCGGCGCGCACAAGATCAACAACGTGATCGGCCAGGCGATGCTCGCGCGCCGCATGGGCAAACCCCGCGTCATCGCCGAAACCGGTGCGGGCCAGCATGGCGTGGCCACGGCCACCATCTGCGCACGCTATGGCCTCGAATGTGTGGTCTACATGGGCAGCCAGGACGTGAAGCGCCAAAGCCCCAACGTCTACCGCATGAACCTGCTCGGCGCCACGGTGGTACCGGTGGAGTCTGGCAGCAAGACGCTGAAAGACGCGCTCAACGAAGCCATGCGCGACTGGGTGACCAACGTGGAAAACACGTTCTACATCATCGGCACCGTGGCCGGCCCGCACCCCTACCCGACGATGGTGCGCGACTTCCAGAGCGTGATCGGCACCGAATGCATCGAGCAGATGCCCGCCATGCTTGCGGCGCAGGGCATTACCGGCGAAGCCGAAGGCCGGCAGCCCGACGTGGTGGTGGCCTGCGTAGGCGGCGGCAGCAATGCCATGGGCATTTTCCACCCCTACATTCCGTTTGCAGGCACGCGCCTGGTGGGCGTCGAAGCAGCGGGCGAAGGGTTGGACAGCGGCAAGCATTCAGCCTCCATCCTGCGCGGCAGCCCGGGCGTCCTGCACGGCAACCGCACCTACCTGCTGCAGAACGAAGACGGCCAGATCACTGAAACCCACAGCATCAGCGCCGGGCTCGACTACCCCGGTGTGGGCCCGGAGCATGCGCACCTGGCCGACATTGGCCGCGCCGAGTACGTCGGCATCACGGATACCGAAGCGCTCGAAGCATTTCACTACCTGTGCCGCACCGAGGGCATCATTCCGGCCCTCGAATCGAGCCACGCCGTGGCCTATGCAATGAAGCTCGCCAAGACCATGCGGCCGGACCAGTCGATCCTGGTCAACCTCTCGGGCCGCGGCGACAAGGACATCGGTACCGTGGCCGACCTGTCGGGCGTCGACTTCTACGACCGGCCCTCGATGCGCGGCCTGAGCGTGAAGGGAGGCAAGTGA
- a CDS encoding phosphoribosylanthranilate isomerase, protein MTSPRTRIKICGLTREADVDAAVQAGADAVGFVLYSKSPRAVTAARAAELASRLPPFITPVLLFVNEVAPEVVASLAGVKGSIAQFHGEETPEQCEEAAGRGRFRYMRAARIPLGAAGAGFDLVKYASDYSHAQAILLDAHVEGYGGGGKAFDWSLLPRAVDAHLVLSGGLTPANVSDGIRILRTRCKTLSVDVSSGVEIDGPGNKGLKDAEKIRQFVAAVRAADASSFSS, encoded by the coding sequence ATGACGTCGCCGCGCACTCGCATCAAGATCTGTGGCCTCACGCGCGAGGCCGATGTGGATGCCGCTGTGCAAGCGGGTGCCGATGCAGTCGGCTTCGTGCTCTATTCCAAGAGCCCGCGTGCCGTAACCGCCGCTCGCGCCGCGGAACTGGCGTCGCGCCTGCCCCCGTTCATCACGCCGGTGCTGCTGTTCGTCAACGAGGTCGCTCCTGAAGTCGTAGCGTCCCTCGCAGGTGTGAAGGGCTCGATTGCGCAGTTCCATGGCGAAGAAACGCCCGAACAATGCGAGGAAGCCGCCGGCCGGGGCCGCTTTCGCTACATGCGCGCGGCCCGTATTCCACTCGGAGCTGCCGGAGCCGGCTTCGACCTCGTAAAATACGCTTCCGATTACTCCCACGCCCAGGCCATCCTGCTCGACGCCCATGTCGAAGGTTATGGCGGTGGCGGCAAGGCATTCGATTGGTCACTTCTTCCACGCGCCGTCGACGCTCACCTCGTCTTGAGTGGTGGGCTCACACCTGCAAACGTGAGCGATGGCATTCGCATCCTGCGGACGCGCTGCAAGACGCTGTCCGTTGATGTGAGCTCGGGCGTCGAAATCGACGGCCCGGGAAACAAGGGCCTGAAGGACGCCGAGAAAATCCGGCAATTCGTCGCAGCCGTAAGGGCAGCGGACGCCTCGTCCTTCTCCAGTTAG
- the truA gene encoding tRNA pseudouridine(38-40) synthase TruA, with amino-acid sequence MRLALGIRYNGQAYEGWQSQRSGRTVQDKLEAALGKFAAQPIGTLCAGRTDAGVHALMQVVHFDTHVEREPFSWMRGTNRYLPDDIAVQWAHPVPDEFHCRASALARRYLYVLSQSPVRPSLDSGRVGWSMHALDGDAMRAAAALLVGKHDFSSFRASACQARSPVKDLRRIEITRHGEGDRCRWHFEFEADAFLHHMIRNLMGCLVRIGRGDERPEWIAEVLEARSRKVAAPTFSADGLYFLGPLYDAKWGLPAEATLQAGGAPYDGPP; translated from the coding sequence GTGAGGCTGGCGCTAGGCATCCGCTACAACGGCCAGGCGTACGAGGGCTGGCAGAGCCAGCGCTCGGGCCGCACGGTTCAGGACAAGCTGGAAGCGGCGCTCGGCAAGTTTGCCGCACAGCCCATCGGCACGCTGTGTGCAGGCCGAACCGACGCCGGCGTGCACGCGCTCATGCAGGTTGTGCACTTCGACACCCACGTCGAACGCGAACCCTTCTCGTGGATGCGCGGCACCAACCGCTACCTGCCGGACGACATCGCCGTGCAGTGGGCGCACCCGGTGCCCGACGAATTCCATTGCCGCGCCAGCGCCCTGGCCCGCCGCTATCTTTACGTCCTTTCGCAATCGCCCGTGCGGCCGAGCCTCGATTCGGGCCGGGTCGGCTGGTCCATGCATGCGCTCGACGGTGACGCCATGCGCGCAGCAGCCGCCCTGCTGGTGGGCAAGCACGACTTCAGCTCTTTTCGCGCCTCGGCCTGCCAGGCGCGCTCGCCGGTGAAGGATCTGCGGCGCATCGAGATCACGCGCCACGGCGAAGGCGACCGATGCCGCTGGCACTTCGAGTTCGAGGCCGATGCCTTCCTGCACCACATGATCCGCAACCTGATGGGCTGCCTGGTGCGCATAGGCCGAGGCGACGAACGGCCCGAATGGATTGCCGAAGTGCTCGAGGCTCGCAGCCGCAAGGTGGCGGCGCCCACCTTCTCCGCCGACGGGTTGTACTTTCTGGGCCCTTTGTACGACGCCAAGTGGGGTCTGCCGGCCGAGGCCACGCTGCAGGCCGGCGGCGCTCCGTATGATGGGCCGCCATGA
- a CDS encoding FimV/HubP family polar landmark protein produces the protein MAVALGVASTDASAFALGQLKVQSALGEPLRAEIDVTEMAAAEADSLKINVASADAFKNAGVPYNAALSDVKATLQRRAGGQYVVRLTGTRPLNDPFIDLLLEANGSSGRMVRDYTVLLDPPVTRQAAPSAPISPSTPQISTPPAERPGQAAVRARRERAPVAPVTAPPATAPAPAASPAPASSAATPIRPTSGEQVTVQRGDTASKIAGAHKSADVSLDQMLVALLLSNPDAFIGGNVNRIKAGAVLDLPSAAEAGAILPAEAKRTITAQSRDFGAYRQRLAENAPTANVAAAGRNASGRVQANVEDRNATASAPDKLTISQGSAAARAADEKVAQARQARESNNRVAELSKNINDLAKLKAATGSAAPAAGAAAAPAPATPGIPVPNPGVAATASPTVTSPAPAAPATAAAPAAPAAPATTPAAAPAPAETATPATAAMPAASAPAAAAPDANATAETMPGAPAAAASAAAPAPAPKPVVKAAPPPPPVERSFFDELMDNPLMLAGAALIALLIGFLLYRVLGRRREEMSESVFLESRIPKDSFFGASGGESVDTKHRGDSTVSSLSYSPSQLDAGDVDPVAEADVYLAYGRDLQAEEILREALRVNPDRTAIHLKLLEIHAKRRDVRAYEGLATEVHKLTNGTGSDWNRVVEMGKDLDPGNPLYESGTARGGVSAAESAAFAGALATAAKPAAATPPAAAPAPVAAAVAAPAFVPSVAPLDFDLDLSQPAALAPSPAPVSASLPKTAYAPAAAAPLSNGHAHAPAPVDLENDFDTAPGALAPIGRPAGLNDANDNTRPATLRSADSLPADSGFIEFDMSALAGLPARPVAGTAEATRPAAAMPQDDGDDSPHAVKLSLARELQAIGDVEGARSLVEEVEAESAGDLKSQARQLLAELR, from the coding sequence ATGGCGGTCGCCTTGGGCGTTGCGAGCACCGATGCGAGCGCTTTTGCACTGGGCCAACTGAAGGTGCAATCGGCACTGGGCGAGCCCCTTCGCGCTGAAATCGACGTCACCGAAATGGCGGCCGCCGAAGCGGACAGCCTGAAGATCAACGTTGCCAGCGCCGACGCCTTCAAGAACGCGGGCGTTCCGTACAACGCGGCCCTGAGCGACGTAAAGGCGACGCTGCAGCGCCGCGCCGGCGGGCAATACGTGGTTCGCCTGACGGGCACCCGCCCGCTCAACGACCCGTTCATCGACCTGTTGCTCGAAGCCAATGGCTCGTCGGGCCGCATGGTGCGTGATTACACGGTGCTCCTCGACCCACCAGTAACCCGCCAGGCCGCACCCAGCGCCCCGATTTCTCCTTCCACGCCGCAGATCAGCACGCCGCCGGCGGAGCGCCCGGGGCAGGCTGCGGTCCGTGCTCGGCGTGAGCGCGCCCCTGTCGCGCCCGTTACGGCACCGCCGGCAACCGCGCCGGCGCCTGCTGCATCGCCTGCACCAGCCTCCAGCGCTGCGACACCGATCCGTCCGACAAGCGGCGAACAGGTCACGGTGCAGCGCGGCGATACCGCCAGCAAGATCGCCGGCGCCCACAAGTCCGCCGACGTCTCGCTCGACCAGATGCTGGTGGCACTCCTGCTCTCCAACCCCGATGCTTTCATCGGCGGCAACGTCAACCGCATCAAGGCCGGCGCGGTGCTCGACCTGCCGAGTGCAGCCGAGGCCGGCGCCATTCTTCCAGCAGAAGCGAAGCGCACCATTACCGCGCAAAGCCGCGACTTCGGCGCCTACCGCCAACGCCTGGCAGAGAACGCGCCCACCGCCAACGTGGCCGCTGCCGGCCGCAATGCGTCGGGCAGGGTGCAAGCCAATGTCGAAGACCGCAACGCCACCGCAAGCGCACCCGACAAGCTGACGATTTCCCAAGGCAGCGCGGCTGCCCGTGCGGCCGACGAGAAGGTCGCGCAGGCACGCCAGGCGCGGGAGAGCAACAACCGCGTTGCGGAGCTTTCGAAGAACATCAACGACCTGGCCAAGCTCAAGGCGGCCACAGGTTCTGCCGCCCCAGCCGCAGGCGCGGCGGCAGCTCCGGCACCGGCTACCCCGGGCATTCCCGTTCCCAATCCGGGCGTAGCGGCCACGGCCTCGCCGACGGTGACCAGCCCGGCACCGGCTGCACCCGCCACTGCCGCGGCGCCTGCTGCGCCCGCCGCTCCGGCAACAACGCCGGCTGCTGCCCCGGCACCCGCAGAAACGGCCACGCCCGCCACGGCGGCAATGCCCGCAGCCTCGGCTCCCGCCGCTGCGGCACCTGATGCCAACGCAACGGCTGAAACCATGCCCGGCGCTCCCGCTGCGGCCGCCAGCGCCGCCGCACCCGCACCAGCCCCCAAGCCGGTGGTAAAGGCCGCCCCGCCGCCGCCGCCAGTCGAACGCAGCTTCTTCGACGAGTTGATGGACAACCCGCTGATGCTGGCCGGCGCGGCGCTGATCGCGCTGCTGATCGGCTTCCTGCTTTACCGCGTGCTGGGCCGCCGGCGCGAGGAAATGAGCGAAAGTGTGTTCCTCGAAAGCCGCATTCCCAAAGACTCGTTCTTCGGCGCCAGCGGCGGCGAATCGGTCGACACCAAGCACCGTGGCGATTCCACCGTCTCGTCGCTGTCGTACTCGCCGAGCCAGCTCGATGCCGGCGACGTCGACCCCGTGGCCGAAGCCGACGTGTACCTTGCCTATGGCCGCGACCTGCAGGCCGAGGAAATCCTGCGCGAAGCCCTGCGCGTCAATCCCGACCGCACGGCCATTCACCTCAAGCTGCTCGAAATCCACGCCAAGCGCCGCGACGTCCGCGCTTATGAAGGCCTGGCCACCGAAGTGCACAAGCTGACCAACGGCACCGGCTCCGACTGGAACCGCGTGGTCGAAATGGGCAAGGACCTCGATCCGGGCAATCCGCTTTACGAGTCGGGCACGGCCCGGGGCGGCGTGAGCGCGGCCGAAAGCGCCGCATTTGCCGGCGCCCTGGCCACCGCGGCCAAGCCTGCTGCCGCAACGCCTCCGGCTGCAGCGCCCGCCCCCGTGGCAGCGGCTGTCGCTGCGCCGGCCTTCGTGCCTTCGGTCGCACCGCTGGACTTCGATCTGGACCTGAGCCAGCCCGCGGCACTCGCGCCAAGCCCCGCTCCGGTAAGCGCCAGCCTGCCGAAGACGGCCTACGCGCCCGCCGCTGCCGCCCCGCTGTCCAACGGCCATGCACACGCGCCGGCACCGGTCGACTTGGAAAACGATTTCGACACCGCTCCTGGCGCGCTGGCCCCGATCGGCCGCCCTGCTGGGCTGAACGACGCCAACGACAACACCCGCCCAGCCACGCTGCGCAGCGCCGACAGCCTTCCCGCAGATTCCGGCTTCATCGAATTCGACATGAGCGCACTGGCCGGCCTTCCCGCCCGTCCGGTAGCCGGCACCGCCGAAGCCACCCGCCCTGCTGCAGCCATGCCGCAAGACGACGGCGACGACAGCCCGCACGCGGTCAAGCTGTCGCTGGCCCGCGAGCTGCAGGCCATCGGCGACGTCGAAGGCGCCCGCTCGCTGGTGGAAGAAGTCGAAGCCGAAAGCGCCGGCGACCTCAAGTCGCAGGCAAGGCAACTGCTCGCCGAGCTGCGCTGA
- the asd gene encoding aspartate-semialdehyde dehydrogenase has protein sequence MANASQPLVGLVGWRGMVGSVLMDRMQAEGDFGLIEPLFFSTSNAGGKAPAMARNETALKDANDIDALKKCDIIITCQGGDYTSEVFPKLRAAGWSGHWIDAASTLRMNNDAVIVLDPVNLPVIQNALTNGGKNWIGGNCTVSCMLMGVGALYKAGLVEWMTSMTYQAASGGGAQHMRELLTQFGTLNAEVRALLDDPKSAILEIDRKVLHKQQNLGAAETANFGAPLGGSLIPWIDKDLGDGMSKEEWKAGAETNKILGQGAGFGTAAVPVDGFCVRVGAMRCHSQALTFKLKKDVPLADIEAMIAADNQWAKVVPNTREATLKDLTPVAVTGTMGIPVGRIRKLAMGPEYVGAFTIGDQLLWGAAEPLRRMLRILLEA, from the coding sequence ATGGCGAACGCATCTCAACCTCTGGTCGGCCTCGTAGGCTGGCGCGGCATGGTCGGCTCGGTCCTGATGGACCGCATGCAGGCCGAAGGCGACTTCGGGCTCATCGAGCCGCTGTTCTTCTCGACCTCCAATGCCGGCGGCAAGGCCCCGGCAATGGCCAGGAACGAGACCGCGCTGAAGGATGCGAACGACATCGACGCACTGAAGAAGTGCGACATCATCATCACCTGCCAGGGCGGCGACTACACCAGCGAGGTGTTCCCCAAGCTGCGCGCCGCCGGCTGGAGCGGCCATTGGATCGATGCCGCTTCCACGCTGCGCATGAACAACGACGCGGTCATCGTGCTCGACCCCGTCAACCTGCCGGTCATCCAGAACGCGCTCACCAACGGCGGCAAGAACTGGATCGGCGGCAACTGCACCGTGAGCTGCATGCTCATGGGCGTGGGCGCCCTCTACAAGGCCGGCCTGGTCGAGTGGATGACCAGCATGACGTACCAGGCGGCTTCTGGCGGCGGAGCGCAGCACATGCGCGAACTGCTGACGCAGTTCGGCACCTTGAACGCCGAAGTGCGTGCCCTGCTGGACGACCCGAAGTCGGCCATCCTCGAAATCGACCGCAAGGTGCTGCACAAGCAGCAAAACCTGGGCGCGGCCGAAACCGCCAACTTCGGCGCCCCGCTCGGCGGCTCGCTGATTCCCTGGATCGACAAGGACCTGGGCGACGGCATGTCCAAGGAAGAATGGAAGGCCGGAGCCGAAACCAACAAGATCCTGGGCCAGGGCGCGGGCTTCGGCACCGCCGCCGTCCCGGTCGACGGTTTTTGCGTGCGCGTTGGTGCCATGCGCTGCCACAGCCAGGCATTGACCTTCAAGCTCAAGAAGGACGTGCCGCTGGCGGACATCGAAGCCATGATCGCAGCCGACAACCAGTGGGCGAAGGTTGTGCCGAACACCCGCGAGGCTACCCTCAAGGACCTCACGCCTGTGGCAGTCACGGGCACCATGGGCATTCCCGTGGGCCGCATCCGCAAGCTTGCAATGGGCCCTGAATATGTCGGCGCTTTCACAATCGGCGACCAGCTGCTGTGGGGCGCGGCCGAACCGCTGCGCCGCATGCTGCGCATCTTGCTCGAGGCTTGA
- the leuB gene encoding 3-isopropylmalate dehydrogenase — MKIAVLPGDGIGTEIVAEAIRVLDALDLSFEMETALVGGAAYEAHGHPLPDSTLKLAKEADAVLFGAVGDWKYDKLDRPLRPEQAILGLRKNLGLFANFRPAICYEQLVDASSLKPELIAGLDILIIRELTGDIYFGQPRGRRTAVDGHFPGAEEAFDTMRYSRPEVERIARVAFEAARKRNKRVTSVDKANVLETFQFWKDVVTEVHKDYPDIELDHMYVDNAAMQLVKAPKKFDVIVTGNMFGDILSDEAAMLTGSIGMLPSASLNSSNQGLYEPSHGSAPDIAGKGVANPLATILSAAMMLRFSLNQAEAADRIESAVKHVLASGLRTGDIWSEGTKRVGTREMGDAVVAAITKKTITG; from the coding sequence ATGAAAATCGCAGTTCTCCCGGGTGACGGCATCGGCACCGAAATCGTGGCCGAAGCCATCCGCGTGCTCGACGCGCTCGACCTCTCGTTCGAAATGGAAACTGCGCTGGTCGGCGGCGCGGCCTACGAGGCACATGGCCATCCGCTCCCCGATTCGACGCTGAAGCTCGCGAAGGAGGCCGACGCGGTGCTGTTCGGTGCCGTGGGCGACTGGAAGTACGACAAGCTCGACCGCCCCCTGCGCCCCGAGCAGGCGATTCTCGGCCTGCGCAAGAACCTCGGCCTGTTCGCCAATTTCCGCCCGGCCATCTGCTACGAGCAGCTGGTGGACGCATCGAGCCTCAAGCCCGAACTCATCGCGGGCCTGGACATCCTCATCATTCGCGAACTGACCGGCGACATCTACTTCGGCCAGCCGCGCGGCCGCCGCACCGCCGTGGACGGGCACTTTCCGGGCGCCGAAGAAGCCTTCGACACCATGCGCTATTCGCGCCCCGAGGTCGAGCGCATCGCCCGCGTGGCTTTCGAAGCCGCCCGCAAACGCAACAAGCGCGTGACCAGTGTCGACAAGGCCAACGTGCTCGAAACCTTCCAGTTCTGGAAGGACGTGGTGACCGAGGTGCACAAGGACTATCCGGACATCGAACTCGACCACATGTACGTCGACAACGCCGCCATGCAGCTGGTAAAGGCGCCCAAGAAGTTCGACGTGATCGTCACCGGCAACATGTTCGGCGACATCCTCTCGGACGAGGCGGCCATGCTCACCGGCTCCATCGGCATGCTGCCCTCGGCGTCGCTCAATTCGAGCAACCAGGGCCTGTACGAGCCCAGCCACGGCAGCGCCCCCGACATTGCCGGCAAAGGGGTTGCCAATCCTTTGGCTACAATACTGTCCGCTGCCATGATGCTCCGCTTTTCACTCAACCAAGCCGAAGCTGCCGACCGTATCGAGTCGGCGGTCAAGCATGTGCTCGCCTCGGGGCTGCGCACGGGTGACATCTGGTCAGAAGGTACGAAGCGCGTCGGCACCCGTGAGATGGGCGACGCGGTTGTTGCAGCAATCACCAAAAAGACGATTACCGGCTAA
- the leuD gene encoding 3-isopropylmalate dehydratase small subunit, giving the protein MQKFTVHKGLVAPMDRENVDTDAIIPKQFLKSIKRTGFGQNLFDEWRYLDAGFPGQDPASRKPNPDFVLNQPRYAGASILLARKNFGCGSSREHAPWALDQYGFRAIIAPSYADIFFNNSFKNGLLPIVLPEAQVAQLFDETFAFPGYSLTIDLERQVVVKPDGGEFAFDVQAFRKYCLINGLDDIGLTLRHKDKIKAFEAERLAQKPWLAHTMIA; this is encoded by the coding sequence ATGCAGAAATTCACCGTGCACAAGGGCCTTGTCGCCCCCATGGACCGCGAGAACGTCGACACCGACGCGATCATTCCGAAGCAGTTCCTCAAGTCGATCAAGCGCACCGGCTTCGGCCAGAACCTGTTCGACGAATGGCGCTATCTGGACGCCGGCTTTCCGGGCCAGGACCCGGCCAGCCGCAAGCCGAACCCGGACTTCGTGCTGAACCAGCCGCGCTACGCCGGCGCATCGATCCTTTTGGCGCGCAAGAACTTCGGCTGCGGTTCGTCGCGCGAACATGCGCCGTGGGCGCTCGACCAGTACGGCTTTCGCGCGATCATTGCGCCGAGCTACGCCGACATCTTCTTCAACAACAGCTTCAAGAACGGCCTGCTGCCGATCGTGCTGCCTGAAGCACAGGTGGCGCAGCTGTTCGACGAGACCTTTGCCTTCCCCGGCTATTCGCTGACCATCGACCTGGAACGCCAGGTGGTCGTGAAGCCCGACGGCGGCGAGTTCGCTTTCGACGTGCAGGCCTTCCGCAAATATTGCCTCATCAACGGTCTTGACGACATCGGCCTGACGCTGCGCCACAAGGACAAGATCAAGGCTTTCGAGGCCGAGCGGCTGGCGCAGAAGCCATGGCTTGCGCACACGATGATTGCCTGA
- the leuC gene encoding 3-isopropylmalate dehydratase large subunit has protein sequence MARTLYDKIWDEHVVHTEEDGTAILYIDRHLVHEVTSPQAFEGLREAGRKLWRISSVVATADHNTPTTGWERGYEGIADPTSKEQVTTLDKNIAEFGAAAFFPFLSKRQGIVHVIGPESGATLPGMTVVCGDSHTSTHGAFGALAHGIGTSEVEHVMATQTLLGKKAKNMLVKVEGKLPFGCTAKDIVLAIIGKIGTAGGTGYTIEFAGSAIRDLSMEGRMTVCNMAIEAGARAGLVAVDEKTINYIKGRPLAPTGVEWDQAVAYWRTLQSDPDAKFDTVVELDATQIQPQVTWGTSPEMVVDINGRVPDPDKEKDASKRGAIERALVYMGLEPNKAMNDIFIDKVFIGSCTNSRIEDMREAAAVVKKLGQKVAKNVKLAMVVPGSGVVKEQAEREGLDLIFKAAGFEWREPGCSMCLAMNADRLEPGERCASTSNRNFEGRQGAGGRTHLVSPAMAAAAAVHGHFVDVRTFA, from the coding sequence ATGGCACGCACGCTCTACGACAAGATCTGGGACGAACACGTCGTCCACACCGAGGAAGACGGCACCGCCATCCTCTACATCGACCGCCACCTGGTGCACGAGGTCACCAGCCCGCAGGCCTTCGAGGGGCTGCGCGAGGCCGGCCGCAAGCTGTGGCGCATCAGCTCGGTGGTGGCCACTGCCGACCACAACACGCCCACCACAGGCTGGGAGCGCGGCTACGAAGGCATTGCCGACCCCACAAGCAAGGAGCAGGTCACCACGCTCGACAAGAACATCGCGGAGTTCGGCGCCGCGGCATTCTTTCCGTTCCTGAGCAAGCGCCAGGGCATCGTGCACGTGATCGGCCCCGAATCAGGCGCCACACTGCCCGGCATGACCGTGGTCTGCGGCGACTCGCACACCTCCACGCATGGTGCATTCGGCGCACTGGCGCACGGCATCGGCACCAGCGAAGTCGAGCATGTGATGGCCACGCAAACGCTGCTTGGCAAGAAGGCGAAGAACATGCTGGTGAAGGTCGAAGGCAAGCTGCCATTCGGCTGCACGGCCAAGGACATCGTGCTCGCGATCATCGGCAAGATCGGCACTGCGGGCGGCACGGGCTACACCATCGAATTCGCGGGCTCTGCCATTCGCGACCTGAGCATGGAAGGCCGCATGACGGTCTGCAACATGGCCATCGAGGCCGGCGCGCGCGCGGGATTGGTGGCGGTCGACGAAAAGACCATCAACTACATCAAGGGCCGCCCCCTCGCACCCACGGGCGTGGAATGGGACCAGGCCGTGGCCTACTGGCGCACGCTGCAGTCCGACCCCGACGCGAAGTTCGACACCGTGGTCGAGCTCGACGCAACGCAGATCCAGCCGCAAGTGACTTGGGGCACATCGCCCGAAATGGTGGTCGACATCAACGGCCGCGTGCCCGATCCCGACAAGGAAAAGGACGCCAGCAAGCGCGGCGCCATCGAGCGCGCGCTGGTCTACATGGGCCTGGAGCCGAACAAGGCGATGAACGACATCTTCATCGACAAGGTGTTCATCGGCTCGTGCACCAACAGCCGCATCGAGGACATGCGCGAAGCCGCCGCCGTGGTGAAGAAGCTCGGCCAGAAGGTAGCCAAGAACGTCAAGCTCGCAATGGTGGTTCCGGGCTCGGGCGTGGTGAAGGAACAGGCCGAGCGCGAGGGGCTCGACCTGATCTTCAAGGCTGCGGGCTTCGAATGGCGCGAGCCCGGCTGCTCGATGTGCCTGGCCATGAATGCCGACCGCCTCGAGCCCGGCGAGCGGTGCGCATCGACCAGCAACCGCAACTTCGAAGGCCGCCAGGGCGCCGGTGGCCGCACCCACCTCGTGAGCCCGGCCATGGCCGCCGCCGCCGCGGTGCACGGCCACTTCGTCGACGTGCGCACCTTCGCCTGA